The Oscillatoria sp. FACHB-1407 genome includes a window with the following:
- a CDS encoding putative quinol monooxygenase — MSEKLTIIGRLKAKPGKEAELRDALLHLVPLSRAEAGCLNYDLHEAIDEPGLFLLYENWTDQAALDLHFSLAHSKEFAANAPNLLAEPLHITVLREIS, encoded by the coding sequence ATGTCAGAAAAACTCACAATTATTGGACGTTTAAAGGCGAAACCGGGCAAGGAAGCTGAACTCCGAGATGCCTTGCTACATCTGGTTCCTCTCAGTCGAGCCGAGGCTGGTTGCCTTAACTATGACCTGCATGAGGCGATCGACGAACCTGGCTTATTTCTACTGTATGAAAACTGGACAGATCAAGCAGCACTTGATTTGCACTTTAGTCTTGCCCACTCAAAAGAATTTGCTGCCAATGCGCCGAACCTACTGGCTGAGCCGCTTCACATAACGGTATTACGAGAAATTAGCTGA